CACAGAGGATCATCACCGTGGGCGCATAAAGCTGAAAACGCGTGAAAAACCATGCATAAAGAAAGACAGGGATGGTTGAGACCAGCCACAAATTTAGGAACGTGCATAGGAACGAATCGCTCGTTTCGATGACTCGGCGACGCGCGCTGACCCCAAAGCTATCCGAGCCGTCCCAAGCCGCGGTATCGGGCAGCAGCCGAAGCAATTTACGGATGAAATAGGCGGTAACCTCGAGTCTCATCTTTCGTCGCTGCTCCCACAGCCATTTCATCTAACCGGCGTCGGGCTAAGCTGTTTTTCTACCACTCAAGGCGACTTTTCAGACTATTCACCGGATTCTCGAGCTGCTTTCAACCATCCCAAATGCGGTGCGACGTTTTATCACAGAATGTCACATGTTGTGATGCGCTGTCTTCTTAACCGCCTTCATCGGCTCTTCCACGAAACAGATGCCAGGGACTGCAATCCTAACCAGCTCAGGCACAAGGGACTTCTTGATCCGAAGCAGTCGGATAGCCGATCTTCTCTCAACGATCCTAGGAAATTAGCAACTCTTTCCTTTCCTGAATTAGGGGGCCGTTACGCGTACCGGGAAACCGATTCAGGAAAGCGCTCCTGAAATAGCCTTAGCGTCGGTCGCTTCGACAGCGCCACGCTCAGATCACTGCTCCCGCTGGCCATACTGGGATTCCATTGCTAAGTTTGTGCTTAGGTGCAAGAGGGGGGCTATGCCCAACTTCACCCAGACCATCACCATCAATGTTCAACAGACAAGACTCCTCACAACCGCTTCCTCGTCGGGTTTGTATGACAGGTCACCACCAGCTGCAGGCAGCTAGCAAGCTCGATCGCCGGCCTCTGATTGTTGAGACCTCTACTTAGGCCTGGCTCCGTGAGAAAGCGAAAGAGTTCCGAATTAGCGCTACGCAATCCTCCGAGGCGCCTCATTTTGCAATTCGCAAAGCACGACCAACCATGCACAGGCATAATTGCTTGATTTTTAGAATAAACCGACCTGGTACGGGGTCTGCTTGAAAGGTGGGCATGGACGAATGCATGTATGACAAAAAGGACCTTAGCAGGATGGAGCACGCCCAGAGCCGCGAAAAACTGAATAATCAGCCTGACGAATCACGAAAGCTGACTTTTCGCGCTTGGGTCAAGGAGCGCGAACATCCTGTCGCTCGCTTCATATACGCCGCGGCCAAAAGCTTCCGGCGCCTGCACATTCCCGTCATGAAGCCGTTTCATCGAACGCTCTTTTACGCCTTTGTAGCGCTGCAAAGCGCGTGGAACTCGCTTTGGCGCATCTTCTGGTACACTCCTTTGTTTCAAGGTCGATTGCTGCGTCCAGCGCCGAACCTTTATGTTTTCGGTGGAATGCCGCTCGTATTGGGCACGTTGGATATTGAGGTGGGGAGAGATTCACGCATCTCAGGTCAGACGACATTTAGTGGCCGGACCGCCAGCCTCGACCGACCACGTCTCTCCATTGGCTCCAATGTCGAGATTGGTTGGCAAACGACGATCGCCGTTGGCCGTCGCGTCCACATCGGTGACAACGTTTTGATTGCGGGAAAGTGCTTCTTGGCGGGGTATCCGGGTCATCCACTTGATCCAGTGCTGCGGGCATCGGGCCAACCGGATTCGGAAGATCAGGTTGGTGACATTATCCTTGAGGACGACGTCTGGCTTGCGACTGGCGTGACGGTCTTGGCTGGCGTACGCATCGGTAGAGGATCGATTGTCACCGCAGGAAGTGTGGTTTTTCGAGACATTCCTGCAGGCTTTATCGCTACGGGGAATCCGGCCAAGGCGATCATGCCCATTCCCATGTCCACATCCGCGAATGCACATAGCAAGCGTCAGTGAGCACACCCAGATCCAACTGACTGGCGGCTGTTGAGTTGACACGCACAGATCAGTCCAACTTAGAAGGGGCGTCCAATGCACGATGAAAAAATCTATCAATCCCTCATTCGAAACATCGCCGAACTAAGCGGCATGCCAGCAAATGAACTTACTCCTGAAACCGGCTTGATTGGCAATGAGTCAGTCCTGGACTCACGCGGGCTCGTTGAGTTGATGCTTGCGATCGAGGAATTCCTCGAGGATGATTTTGGGACGAAATTTGATTGGGTTTCGGATAGTGCGATGTCGAGTAGTCGAAGCAATTTCCGGAGCATCGGGACGCTGTACGACATGGTGCGGGAACAGGTTGGCAAATGACCGAATCGATATTGCCGGGCACAGGCAAGACTGTTGTCGTCACGGGCGCCTCAAGAGGTTTAGGACGACATATCTGCCAGCGTGCGTTGGACGCCGGTTACGGCGTTATTGGCGTCTCTCGTAATGTAGAGCCGATGAGCGGCGCACGCATGCTCTCCTGTGATGTTAGCGATGCGGACCAAATCGCAAATCTTTTCGGTGAACTTCGAAAGGAGACCGACCTGTGGGGCTTTATAAACGCTGCCGGTGTCGCCTCCATGAATCTGGTGCTCACAACGCCGCCCGAAACAATTGAGCGGATCATCCGTGTCAATTTAGTTGGCACAATTTTTTGCAATCAGCACGCCGGACGTTTGCTCGTGCGACGCCGGGCGGGGCGAATCATAAATTTCTCGACCATAGCAGTTTCTCTCGCGCTGAAGGGAGAAGCCACCTATGCGGGATCGAAGGCAGGCGTGGAAGCATTCAGTCGATCCTTCGCACGCGAGATGGGCGATCACAACATTACTGTCAACTGCATTGCCCCCGGCCCGATTGATACTGCTCTCATCTCTAAGGTCCCATCGGAGAAGATTGAGGGGATCGTCGAGCGTCAGATCATCGCCAGAAAGGGGACGGCGGAAGACGTGTGGAATGTCGCCTCGCTTCTGTTGAGTTCGTCCGCGGACATGATCACTGGCGAAGTCATTCATATTGGAGGCGCATAATGCTGCTTGAAGAGCTTGCTGCGAAGCATGAGCGAAATCCCATTCCATTCCTCGTCTCCTCGACCGAATCATTGACCTTCAACGATGTGCTGGCCGCCTCGGAGATCGATCTGTCGCAAGTTCGTAGTGGAGATGTGGTCGCATTGGTCGGCGACTTCTCTCCATCAGTCATCAATGCGCTTTTACGATTGATCGATGGGAAAGCCATTATCGTGCCGCTTAGCGCCGATACACGAGCGAGCTTTCCCTATTTTTTCGAAAGCGCGGGTGTCGACGTTTTGATCGAGGATGGCGTCGCTCGACGTGTTCGCGGCGTACGCCTCGATCATCCGATGCTCGACGAGCTACGCTGTGGCGGAAGCTCCGGGTTGGTTCTGTTCTCTTCTGGAACGACCGGCAAACCAAAAGCAATCCTTCACAACTTCGACAGTTTCCTCGTTCGATTTCGTACGCCGCGCCCTGCTCTCAAGACCCTGAATTTTCTTCTCTTCGATCATATAGGCGGCATCAACACGCTTCTTCATACAATCTTCAATTGCGGAACCGTTGTGATTCCGTCAGCACGCCAGCCGGAGCAGGTGGCGAACGACCTGGAGCGTCATCAAGTCGAGCTCCTTCCTACCACCCCAACGTTTTTGCGAATGCTCTTGTTCAGTGGCCTGATCGAAAGCCGCAGGAAAGCTTTCGCTTCCTTGCGTGTCGTGACCTACGGAACTGAAGCCATGGATCAAAATACCCTGGACCGACTGTGTGCTGCGCTACCACACGTCGACTTCAGGCAAACCTATGGCATGAGTGAACTCGGAATTTTGCGCATCAAATCGCGCGCAAGAGATAGTCTCTACCTGGCAGTAGGCGGGGAAGGAATCGAAACGCAGATTGATGACCGAGGGGTATTGCTCATTCGCGCGCGGTTCAGAATGCTCGGCTATCTAAACGCTCCGCAGCCGTTCAGGAATGGCTGGTATGACACTGGCGACATTGTTGAAAGTGACGGGTCCTGGATCCGCATCACTGGGCGATCAAACCAGATTATCAATGTTGGCGGCATCAAAATACTCCCAACTGAAGTCGAGCGGATCGCACTGCTCCACCCGGATGTCGTGCGTTGCAGCGCGCGGAGCGCGCCAAATCCGATAACCGGGCAGCATGTGGAGGTTGTGTGTGAGCCGCGCACAGGCGTTGATCTCAACCGTGCCGCATTGAAATTTCATTTTGCCGCTCACATGCAGGAATCTGTGCGTCCCCATCGCATCCGTATCGGCGCGGTCGATTACAACCATCGGTTCAAAAAAGCCTAAGACGACAGTTGTTTCATGGCTCGGATGGAAGATTGCCGACGCAAGGCGCTGCGAGACACTGCGGAAGGACTGCGAATGAATAGAGTTGAGGTGACGTCGCAGCTATCGGCGGACATACGGTCTTCAACCGGCAAGAGCGCGCTCGTATGGGTTTTTGGGGAGCTCGACAAGCGCGGTTCTTTCGAGGACTATTTGGTGCGCTTGGCCGAGCGGAGTCATGAGGTCGGGATTGAATTGCATATCGTGGCAGGGCCGCGATGCGTCGCTGGCTTGAAAGATGAGCTCGCATCACACAGAGCGCGCTTGTCCTGTGTCTCCATTGCAGAGAGAGACAGCCTGCGGCATTTCATTCGAGAAATGAGACGTGTGCGTCCAGTGCTGGTTCATTGTCACTTCGGCTCACCTTCCTCGGTGTTTGCGCCTTTTGCACGGCTCTTGGGCGCAAATCGATTCGTGATGACTGATCATGGCTCGCGCACGGTCGTGGAACAGCAGGAGGGCGTCCTTCAAGCGCTGCGAAAATTAAGAAGGCGGGCACAGGCTGCCTACATTGATTTGTGGCTACCGGTTTCAGGCTTTGTACGCGAGATGTTGATCAACGAAGTGGCCGCTCCACGAGAACGGGTTCGGGTTTTGTTGAATGGAATCGACCTCACTCGCGTCCAGCAGGTTGCGATACAAGGGCAAGGGACGATCAGAGATCGACTGGGTCTTCCCCAGGATGCACGGATTGCCTTGTTCGTTGGCAATCTCGTGGAAGAAAAGGGCGTTTTCGATCTGATCGAGATGCAGCACCAGATTCTTGCTCATGACGAAAGATGGATGATTCTTTGGGTAGGTGATGGCCCTCTCCGCAAGGAAGTTGAGGCGCATGCAAACGATCGGATTCGCGTCCTCGGTCGACGGAGCGATGTTCCGGATTTGGTGCGGGCGTCGGATGTCCTTCTGGCGCCTTCCCGCTGGCAGGAAGCTTTTTCGCTCGCATTGGCAGAGGCGGCTGCGGGCGGCATCCCGGCGGTCGCAACACGAGTTGGCGCGATTCCCGAGGTGGTTCTGGACGGCGAGACTGGGCTGTTGGCGCCGCTTGGAGATCGCAACGCCTTCATCAACGCCGCCATCCGGCTCATGTCCGATCCTTCGTTCTCCAAATGTCTTGGGCATAATGGCCAGCGCCGCGCGGAGGTTGTGTTCAGCCTCGACCGCATGATTTCGCAGACGCTCGAAGAATATCGTCGCCTGCTCGCTGGCGGCGCGAAGGCAAAGATATTGGAACATGTGGCGCAGCGCGTCACCTGACGCCGCTAGCGTACGTAAGGGCGACCTACGTGGGAGGGGCTAGCCGGCGATAAGGCACCCACGCAAATCTCGCCAGTCAGTAGGTTTTTGCTTGTGTTCCGACGCAACTGATAAATCCGGAAGAGCGCATTTTTCACGAGATGCAGCAAATCAGTGGCGTGCGGCTCATGCTCGCTTTTGGCGAGTTCCGCAATGCTTGACGCCAGTTCTTGACCATGTAGCGACATAGTTTGATTATCCTTCTCCAGGAAAATTCCCTTTCTTTCGGAGGCGGCAATGGCCAAGGTTCGTGAATTTATCATTGCCCTTATTGTTGCGGCGGAGATCTCGGGCGCCGCTCCGGTGAAGGCTGGCGAGAGCCCCACCTATCTGAATATCAGCCCGAGCGCGACGACAGCCACCTCGCCTTCGCCGCCCGCAAGCACAGCCCCTGCCTTGACCAACAGGGGCAGCGGCAATAACGGAAGTGGCTCGTCGTTCTGTCAGCAACCAATTTACGATAACTGGGGAAATGTTACAGGCTACCGGCAGGGCGGCTGCTGAAGACCTCTCGGAGAGCGGAGCAACTGATATTTTCTGCCAGATGGCGGTTCGAAAATCTCTCGAGCGGCAAAATCCTAGCGCGCGAGATGCGCAGGCCCCTAACGTCCTTCCCAACGCGCACGACGACCTCAGACGAAAACAAACACACTGGGCTCCGACAACTTGCCGGAATGACCGCTGCAATTTTTTCGACCTTCGCTCTGGCGTTTCTCGCAGGTCTCGCAGTCCTTGGACTACCTCTAAAAGACGAACCTCCAATCCGTTACGCGGATCGCGTCTGTCGCCTTGCAAAGGCGACGATGGATCGTCACCTTCCGTGCCTCGGCGACACCGACAACGGGTCCGGCAAACCGAACGATCGCCAAGCCTTATTGAGTGTAATCAGAACGGTGTGTGTTCCCGCAAGTTACTTTGGCTTGACCTTTCCCTGCGCGCAGGTAAATCGGGAGAGAGGCTATGCCGTCATAAAATCTCCGGCGCCGTATGGTCTCAGCTTTATCGTGACGCCGACCGTTCCCGTGGCTGGGATTGAGAGCCTCGCAACAACTACCGGGGATACGAACAGGCTCTGGCTAGCGGCCTGGGAGGAGAGAAACCTTCTTGAGCGGGCGGCAAAACACAAAATCAATTGGAACGAGGTCGTTCTCGCCGTTAATTCGAAATCCACCAGAAGCCAGGACCAGCTTCACATTCATCTAGGATGCATCAAAAGTTCCATACGAGATTTCCTTGCTGTTGAGCCCTCTTCCACTGGAGAAAATTGGCGATCCGCTCACCCAAGCTCCATCAATGTGAGCTTCTTCGTCAAACTACTTCCCGAAGAGTACATCAAAAAAGACCTCTTCAAGCTGGTTTTTGACGAGATTCCCGGCGGTAGATTGCTCGCTGAAAAACAGACCATTGCCCTCGCCGGGGTAACGCGAGGTTCCTGGCGGGGCTTTGCGTTGATCGTGACTCTCGAGACGGTTTCGG
The DNA window shown above is from Methylocystis echinoides and carries:
- a CDS encoding SDR family NAD(P)-dependent oxidoreductase, producing MTESILPGTGKTVVVTGASRGLGRHICQRALDAGYGVIGVSRNVEPMSGARMLSCDVSDADQIANLFGELRKETDLWGFINAAGVASMNLVLTTPPETIERIIRVNLVGTIFCNQHAGRLLVRRRAGRIINFSTIAVSLALKGEATYAGSKAGVEAFSRSFAREMGDHNITVNCIAPGPIDTALISKVPSEKIEGIVERQIIARKGTAEDVWNVASLLLSSSADMITGEVIHIGGA
- a CDS encoding ANL family adenylate-forming protein, which encodes MLLEELAAKHERNPIPFLVSSTESLTFNDVLAASEIDLSQVRSGDVVALVGDFSPSVINALLRLIDGKAIIVPLSADTRASFPYFFESAGVDVLIEDGVARRVRGVRLDHPMLDELRCGGSSGLVLFSSGTTGKPKAILHNFDSFLVRFRTPRPALKTLNFLLFDHIGGINTLLHTIFNCGTVVIPSARQPEQVANDLERHQVELLPTTPTFLRMLLFSGLIESRRKAFASLRVVTYGTEAMDQNTLDRLCAALPHVDFRQTYGMSELGILRIKSRARDSLYLAVGGEGIETQIDDRGVLLIRARFRMLGYLNAPQPFRNGWYDTGDIVESDGSWIRITGRSNQIINVGGIKILPTEVERIALLHPDVVRCSARSAPNPITGQHVEVVCEPRTGVDLNRAALKFHFAAHMQESVRPHRIRIGAVDYNHRFKKA
- a CDS encoding acyl carrier protein gives rise to the protein MHDEKIYQSLIRNIAELSGMPANELTPETGLIGNESVLDSRGLVELMLAIEEFLEDDFGTKFDWVSDSAMSSSRSNFRSIGTLYDMVREQVGK
- a CDS encoding CDP-diacylglycerol diphosphatase; the protein is MTAAIFSTFALAFLAGLAVLGLPLKDEPPIRYADRVCRLAKATMDRHLPCLGDTDNGSGKPNDRQALLSVIRTVCVPASYFGLTFPCAQVNRERGYAVIKSPAPYGLSFIVTPTVPVAGIESLATTTGDTNRLWLAAWEERNLLERAAKHKINWNEVVLAVNSKSTRSQDQLHIHLGCIKSSIRDFLAVEPSSTGENWRSAHPSSINVSFFVKLLPEEYIKKDLFKLVFDEIPGGRLLAEKQTIALAGVTRGSWRGFALIVTLETVSAEEFIARDC
- a CDS encoding glycosyltransferase family 4 protein — translated: MNRVEVTSQLSADIRSSTGKSALVWVFGELDKRGSFEDYLVRLAERSHEVGIELHIVAGPRCVAGLKDELASHRARLSCVSIAERDSLRHFIREMRRVRPVLVHCHFGSPSSVFAPFARLLGANRFVMTDHGSRTVVEQQEGVLQALRKLRRRAQAAYIDLWLPVSGFVREMLINEVAAPRERVRVLLNGIDLTRVQQVAIQGQGTIRDRLGLPQDARIALFVGNLVEEKGVFDLIEMQHQILAHDERWMILWVGDGPLRKEVEAHANDRIRVLGRRSDVPDLVRASDVLLAPSRWQEAFSLALAEAAAGGIPAVATRVGAIPEVVLDGETGLLAPLGDRNAFINAAIRLMSDPSFSKCLGHNGQRRAEVVFSLDRMISQTLEEYRRLLAGGAKAKILEHVAQRVT
- a CDS encoding acyltransferase produces the protein MYDKKDLSRMEHAQSREKLNNQPDESRKLTFRAWVKEREHPVARFIYAAAKSFRRLHIPVMKPFHRTLFYAFVALQSAWNSLWRIFWYTPLFQGRLLRPAPNLYVFGGMPLVLGTLDIEVGRDSRISGQTTFSGRTASLDRPRLSIGSNVEIGWQTTIAVGRRVHIGDNVLIAGKCFLAGYPGHPLDPVLRASGQPDSEDQVGDIILEDDVWLATGVTVLAGVRIGRGSIVTAGSVVFRDIPAGFIATGNPAKAIMPIPMSTSANAHSKRQ